The following are encoded together in the Equus quagga isolate Etosha38 chromosome 15, UCLA_HA_Equagga_1.0, whole genome shotgun sequence genome:
- the GUCA1ANB gene encoding putative uncharacterized protein GUCA1ANB yields the protein MMTPRPPLSRSWKQDHEQTLASAYVPVVMAPRGQNLDKLRFNFYTSQYSNSLNPFYTLQKPTCGYLYRRDTDHTRKRFDVPPANLILWRT from the coding sequence ATGATGACTCCACGCCCTCCCCTGTCCCGGTCGTGGAAGCAGGACCACGAGCAGACTCTGGCGTCGGCCTATGTACCAGTGGTGATGGCCCCCAGGGGACAGAACCTGGACAAGCTCAGGTTTAACTTCTACACCTCCCAATACTCCAACTCCCTGAACCCCTTCTACACCTTGCAGAAGCCCACCTGTGGCTACCTGTACCGCCGGGACACCGACCATACCCGCAAGCGCTTTGACGTGCCTCCTGCCAACCTGATCTTGTGGCGTACCTAG